From Mugil cephalus isolate CIBA_MC_2020 chromosome 4, CIBA_Mcephalus_1.1, whole genome shotgun sequence:
TTTTCCGAGGCCATCCGGGccaagaagaagaggcaggaggagaaacaggagcTGGGCCCCGGCTCTAAAAAGGCCAAGCACACGGCGGCGGAGAACGCTCCGGGCAAGAATCAGGCGGAGTCGGGTCCCGAGGGCACGAACAAGGGGGAGGTTAGAGTAAAGACCCTGGAGGAGATTCGCAAAGAGAAAGCAGCAAGGATCCAGGCTCAGCAGGCCAAGGAGGCTGAAGCCAAGAAAAGCTCCGACACCGAGGAGAACGGCATCAAGAGGCCTCGTTTACTTCACGTCAAAAAGCCGACCTCCCAATGTAAGACGGCGTTTCAGTGTTCCTGTGTGTAACTCGGGAAATGTGTGCACTGTTATTTggaatatgtttttaaatatatgttttatgttaaatttaGCAGGTATCATCACAACAGAGAAAAGTTCTGAAGTGACAGAGAAGCCACTGAAAACGTCTGCTACTGCGTCGGAGGTATTTTCTCTATTCCTATTGACTTATATTAAGTATaagctatgttttttttttttattctctatgTGACGTTGATTTGCTTTTGTCTTTCTAGCCGAGCTACAACGTGAAGGTCAAGACCTTTGAAGAGATCATGCAGGAGAAACGTCTTCGGAAGCAGGAAATGGACGAGCAGACCAAGACCTCGGCCGAAGCTGAGCCGTCTCAGAACCGGACCAGCGCCGCCGCCGCTGGCTCCCTGAAGAGGAACGCGGCCGCCTCTAAAATCAGCCTCGCATCTCCAGGCTCCCCTTCATCCACGACTCCCGCCCCGGACTCCACCCAGAACCCCGTCCGTAAACGGGTCCCCCTGAAAGGCAAAGCTGCTTCATCTCTGAAGAGCACAACTGCTCCCGatgccaccgccgccgccgcctcgtCGACTGTGGGTCCGGACTCTGAGGCCGAGTCCCGGAGCAGCTCGGGGGAGGTCACGGACAGAAACACTAGAATCTCCAGCACACTGTCGCCGGTGAAGCAGAACAAAACAGCTGCTCCAGGTCCGGACTCGGACGCCCCCCCTGCTGCtaaaacacagaacaataaTCAGAGGAAACCCACAGAACGTACAGCAGACACCAAAGGTACAGTTTCCCTGATGTGACCATTCATACTTACTTCTGCAACACACAGTTTTGTTAAATCATGAAGGTGGACCTCATCAAACCTCAGACCTGTCTTACTACAGTCTCCATTtacacagttttctgttttcttcagtGCTGAAAAATGctggtttctgtttttactgtgtgGATGGATTTGGAGAGACACTAAAAGCTGAATTATATATTGTTAAACTTGCTCAAGACAAGGaactcagaatcagaatacaGCATTTAGTCGGTGAAACTCCTGAAACAATATGTGGACAGGTTCATCATCAGGACCTGTATCAGTTCTTTGTGCAAGGAGGAACCGGATGAGTCCTACAAAAAGACCTCCAGTAGGACACTGGTGTGAACGTCTATGTCCATCCAGGGCTTTGGTGTAGATCATCACAGTTGTCAGGTTTAATCCTGAGGACACGTGACAGATGTGAAAGTGTCTAGAGAAGCTGTAGAGGACGTCTTGCATCAGTGATGGTCTCGGTAGGCGCAGACCTCTACAGGCTACGATGGTGCAGTGGGTCCTGGGTTCCTGCTGGTGTACGACGACGTGAAGGCAGTTCCTGGAAGATTTAGGACTTAAAACCACTGATGCTTCTACGCTGACCTAAAAAAATCCAATAGAAATTATGGATTCGATCCAGGAGCTGACTGATGCCCTGATCCCGATATCTCAGGACATTATCCGTCTTCTCATGTGTCCGAGCATGCTGGGGCCGTACAAACTACTGAGGACTAACCTGCTTGCATCATTTCTTCACTTAGAGTTTTGAGGAATTCAGGCCTCTGTAGGTCACTAATCTGAATTTCCATTAACTGAATTGTTCCTAAAGCTGAGGACACCCACAAGATTTTTCGCCATATTTTACCCTCGATTCCCGGTTGGGCAAAGTCTGCAGTAGTTGATGAGAAAGGGAACCTGGAGCACAGAAATGGATTGGAAATGAATCGAGTTGTGGCAGTTGTAGCCTTAGTGCTCGTATAAATATCACAACTGTCGCCCTCGCATGAGTTTGAGAGTCTGAAACGTTCATTTggctttaattgttttaaaaaatcatgTACAGGATAGATATCAATtgaatgttttttcccccattgaGCTCAGATGTGTTTCAGACGTGTTTCTTtggtttttttcttattctataaaagtaaatgtccactttttccccccagtgAGGCCCAAACTGAATGTGAAACCCTCTGTCGTGAAACCTGCAGTGCAGGTGAAGCCGGGCCAGAAGAGGAAGGCGGCGGAGCGATCAGCTGTAGCTGCTGTTAAGCCTCTAAACAGCGCCTCCACAGCGCAGGAGGAGCCACTGCAGGAAACGGTACGTCGGACACATTTTATTCTACAGATTAAACAGCAGTGATTCACATCCATTTTCTCTATTATGCTACATTTTATGATGCACCGAGTTACACAGTCTGTCATCAGACGCCGTGTTTTAATTAACGTGTGCTGTTAATGACCTTCGGTGCCTTCATGCTCCGTCACCAGGTGTTCCCATCCATCAGTGCAGAGGCTCACCTGGTCTCCGCGGTGCCTCGTAGTCCCACCACCCTGCAGGACAACGGCTCCAGTCCCCCGAGAGAAGAGCTTCAGACTGTCCCCGACTTCAACGAGAGTCCGGCTCAAGACAAACGAACGGCCGCCAGCACAGTCCcccaaaggtaaaaaaaaaaccctcagttATACACTTTATATTACAATACACATTTTAGCAGTAGTGacagacatttaattaaatccCAGTAATTGAGAACATTTAAAGcacagagggtctaatctggtctgcGGGACGAATTTGCAAATTGCAAAAATGACCCCATGAGTTAGCGCTTCAACACCTCATTATGACTTgttaataaggaaggaatgaaggtacttttttggaaataaataatctgtGAAACCTGGGAAAGCTgcaatcagaggcaaaattatgtCTTAatcctcttacaagaaaaaaacaacaagcagaatAAAAATTAGAATTAAGAACTAACAGAATAATATTATGCAAATCCAAAcaaacaattagaaaatatctaatcaaacaaaaacagaattaatacTCCAACAACTCAGTGAGAACTGattgaaatgttgttgtttttccacatgAATGAAGCATTGTTAATAACAAGCCTCTTTGTCCATATCAGCCCAGTCCGAAAGACTCCCACGCAGCCCAAATCCAGGAGGCTCAGCGTGGCAGCGTCCCGCGTCGCCTCCACCTCCGCCATGGACGACTTCGAGGACCTGATCAACGAGTTCACGGACGACCACCTGGAGGACGACGTGGACCCTGGAATCGGAGAGGACGTCCTTCTCCGTGAGCTGTCGGAAATGATCGACAGTTGAGGAACAGTCGACGGCCATCGAGACGTTTTCAAAGACGTTTTGTTCTTAAACAccgattttaattttaaagctcGTGTTCATATTAGCTGTTCTTGACATTTTAGTCGTCTTCTCTCACATACCAACttctttcatttccctttttcatGTGATCATCATCCGAGGACTGTGGAGTCGTTCTGCAGGGCTTTGACTTCCTTTATCATGTTTATTTGTGATCAGCAACTTTTCAGACcttgcaaagaaaagaaaaaaaaaaaaatgctttcaggTCTGGTGTTGGAGTTCCCGTTCAGATTATCATCCCTCAGATTCAGTTATTTCTGGATGTAAATTTGGTAAATGCATCATTTTTGAGAGGAGTTTTATCTGTATACTGTGTATGCAAAGGGAAGAGCAAGCTGAATATAGAAATAATGATTACTGCTGCACTTAGCTCGCCCcccaaactgtgtttttgtttttatctctgtgtgGATGAGGGGGTCGTTTCTCGCCAGTTCCCAGATTATGACATGGATAtatatcagttttatttaaacagtggCCCCGTAAGAAAAGCTGCGAATGCGGATTTGAGAGGAATTTTCTTTCAAGTTGCTGTTAGGATCATTTTATCCGTCGGATGTGTGCGCTTTGTTTGTCCACGCGAATCTAAATGAGTGCACCTTCTGCCCCTTAGTTGTTTTTATGTTCGATTCAAGTGCGTATTTGTCTTAACCAGGTCTTTCTCTGAGTCGTACTTTAAAACACACGAACTGGTATAAAGTCTAAGTAATGTCTGGCCTTTATTAATGAACACCTCAGGGATTGTTTCTGATGTTTGTACGTTTCTTTAGAAGATTGAAAGTCACCATCATTTCACCAGTGCTGTCTCCAGTTCATCAACCTTTGCTTTGTCCATATTGTtttccaagatgttacagtacagaGTGACTTGTACAAATTCCTGTGTAAATAAAACCGTTTTAATGATCAGCTGCTTCGGTGAATGAGTGTGGAAAAAGTGGAAATTACACAGAAGACAATGAAAATAAGTTTGTCCACTAAGTTAGTCAGAGATGTGGACAGAACCCAACACTGGGACCCAGGATTAAACAGCAGACAACAATGTtaagaaatttaatttcttttgaaGGAAACTTTATTATATGTCAACATTTTCCAAATTTACTTGACAACAAATGGGAAAAAACTGGAGTTATCATTACTGATAGTTTACTTATAGTTTATCATGCTGTCATGCTAcatttgagatcaaattgggacctgatgtagataaataaaaatcatataaaTTTAATGCCCTTTAATTTGAATTATTACCATGTGGCATTGTTTTTAACGAGCTACATTGGGTTAATTGTAGCCTCACACATGGGGGTTGTGGGTCTTCCTCAACTTTAGTTCTCTGCTCTAGACCTAGGAGTTGGAAGATTTTgcacatagactgtaaataaagatggacggtggAACCGCTCCTCTAAAAttaagctaaagcaagtagagctccccctggtgtctggctgtagTATAAGCTCCaacccctccatgttagtggatggaactaaaactaaaacactaaaatacccgtcaaatatttttttccaaggatggtgTCTCTCATTTCATGTAGTTAATACAATGTCAATGCATGTTCAACGGTCAactgttttagttatttgacgctataaaaacaggatgtgacataatccATAAAGCGGTTCCAAGTAGTAAAGTGCGTAATTCACATAGTGGCTCTGTGCAAAATGGTGCCGCTCGTATCCTATCATGTCAACGGCAGTGCCGTCGGTTACCGTAAAAACGCTAAAATCTGGGGCATTTTTAGGGACAGCATTAGCCAGGGGACAGGCCATCtgaaacggggactgtccccagaaatcggggatgTCTTGCCTCCCTATTTTGGGAGCCGTGGCAAAAAAGGTGATTCTTTTTTCAGAAAGGTGGCAAAAGAGTCGAGTCTTCATTGGGAGAGGTGGCAAAAGAGATGATTGTTCTTTGGGATGGATGGCAAAAGAGCTGGCTCTTCTTTGGGGGCTGTAGCTAAAGAGCCGACTCTTCCTTGGGAGAGGTGGTAAAAGAGCTGACTCTTCTTTGGGTTGGATGGCAAAAGAGCTGGCTCTTCTTAAGGATGGGAGGCTAAAGAGTTGTCTCTTTTTTGGGAGAGGTGGCAAAAGACCTGACTCTTCTTTGGGATGGATGGCAAAAGAGCTGACTCTTCTTTGGGAGCTATGACTAAAGAGTCGACTCTTCCTTGGGAGAGGTGGTAAAAGAGCTGACTCTTCTTTGGGTTGGATGGCAAAAGAGCTGGCTCTTCTTTGGGATGGATGACAAAGGAGCTGGCTCTTCTTGAGGATGGGAGGCTAAAGAGTTGTCTCTTTTTTGGGAGAGGTGGCAAAAGACCTGACTCTTCTTTGGGATAGATGGGAAAAGAGACGATTGTTCTTTGGGATGGATGACAAAAGAGCTGGCCCTTCTTTGGGATGATTGGAAAAAGAGCTGGCGTTTCTTTGGGAGAGGTGGCAAAAAATAGTGTTTTCTGGGATAAATGGCAAAAGAGGCAACTCTTCTTTGGGAGAGGGGGCAAAATAACCGATTCTTCTTTGGGAGCTGTGGAAAAAGAGACGACTCTTCTTTAGGAGAGATGGGAAAAGAGCTGACTCTTCTTTGGCAGCCGTAGAAAAAGAACCCATCCTCCTTTGGGAGCCGTGACATAAGAGCCGATTCTCAGAAAAGAGCCGGACTCCCCATCACTACAGCTTGCGTCGTGGCTCCTCCCGTCCAGCAGGCGGAGGCATCACCTGAGCGCATCCGAAATCTGACCCCAGCTAGAAGCCGGTCCGCTTCCACTTCCCTCTTTAGTGAATGTAAACAGAAGGACGTGcccgctccacctccacctcctcctcctcctccacctcctcctctcccactctGGAGACAGTGGTAGAAAATGACCAAGCTGGAGctgttgaatgtgtttctgAACGACAGGCTGACGGCGGCAGCGGAGGAGATTTTTCGCGCAGTTAAAGACACGGTGGTTGAGTACCAGAGCGAGATCCTGCGCTCCAAAGACGAGAACGAGCGTCTCAAGCGGCTGCTCAACGTGGCCGTGCAGCGGCTCCTGCTGCAGCCAGGTGAGCTAGTAGCTAGAGGCTGGATGTTTGCACTGCTTCTCACCTCAACCCCTGTCTTCAGTGATGTGCTGAGTGTCACGACTGATCTCATTCAGAATATGCACCCCTCCAGACACCATAACATAAACAGTGCCTCCTTCCACCAGTAAATTAACCTGCGACGTTTTAAACACCTGACGTAAGACATTAAGCCTGTCACACagaaatttgttttctttcctagGGCTGtgagagcaagaaaaaaagttcGTTTTGGACAAGTAATTTATACTTGACAAGAATGTGGCGATGTATAggtggtttatacttctgcgtCAAGTTGACGCAGAGGCTACAGCGACGACGGCAGCTTCTGCATCTCCgtaattttcaaattgattgttttggactAATCAAGAATCTGTAGAGTTAAGtaaggaggtttggagatgcaaacatttgtgtgacttgTAGTTGGTAAACATTTCATTGTTGAATATGTAACAggacccgactggcaaaaaaacgCCAACTATCGTTTGGGAGGCGTTGTTACAGAGCtagccagactgacgagtgcacaagtataaatggcagCGTCTATAGCCTGCTGTGCTCTAAAAGAGCCTAAACTAAAGTCTCAGGGAACTTCTCAGGGAAAGTCCTCCCACTGCACCATACATAACAcgcgctaagcattgtgggagatgcggGAGATTAGACTAGAGGCAatttttttggatgtttctAAGCCGTTCAGTCAACAGGCACATcaatctctacccaggagagattagcggtTAGCACATTTTGAATATTACTATATGGGAGCTCGCCACCGGCATTTCCACTCTTCCATATTAACCACGCAGAATAGTTGTCGGACACGACAGGTGATAACAAAATTATGTCATATTGTTCTTGTAGTCCGAGGAGCGAGAAGAAACTGTAACAGCCTTTACAGATTTCTCAAAGAATAAACGGCAAGGAATGCAAAAATACTCTCACCTTGGCTTAATCCTGTTAAAGATTCAGAAAAAGTTGAGAGTGAATcactaataattaaaataatacagaggTATTGAATTAATGAGTATAGTTCATGTTGTGCATCTGCCTGAGGATGCAGCCTTTAAAGCTGCCCTGATGAGGCAGCTCAGTACTTTAGTGCATCATTGAACAGATTTGTCCTTGCCTCGGAGGACTACCTGGTTGGTTGTTATAGCAACTGTACATGTAGATAATATGTCTCATGTCTTTTAAAGGCTGGCACCAGCAGCTTCCTCAGGTTTGTCACAAGTTCAGTCTGTGAGGGGAAGCGCCTTCTGATCCTCAACACAGGACCTCCTGGATTTATTCTTACATCGCACTCATCTCCCAGAAACAAAGCTTTGATGATTGTTGTTATAAGCTCTGAGAATGTTTTCACCTGAGCAGTAATTTTagtacggaagccctaagtggtcatgcattcacacatattttattaGTTGGTTATAAGATTAGTTGGTTtctcgagaaaacagaggaaattcattcattatcaggggaaaatggaagaaataatatttatgaATTCATGACTGTTTAGAGCTTCTGTATTTTAGGGCATATGAAACACAGGATGTTTACGCTGCAGCTCCAAAGAATAGGACTGACGGtgaatttctgttttctttcttaagCTTTGGCATATTTCAGCTGCACATCACCAAAATCATAGCTGTCCTCTTTATTTAGCCATTGCTGTACTAAATTGTCATGTCTACGGTGGTCAAAAcgcaacatttcagaaaacacaacgatattacagaaaacacaacaacatttcagaaaacacaacatttcagaaaagacgagatttcagaaaacacatcaagataACAGTACatacaatgacatttcagaaaacacaattatgtttcagaaaacacaacaacttttcagaaaacacaacaacttttcagaaaacacaacaatattacagaaaacacaatgacatttcagaaaacaacgaaatttaagaaaacatgacatttcagaaaacatgacatttaacaaaacacaacaagattacagaaaacacaacgacatttcagaTTATGCTACGGGTAGGGACAAcacttcttgtttctgattggagatgggtggaggaggagatggcatTGATAGAGGAATatctttactgattacttgattttaaaagtaactacattagattacaagttactttatgAGTCACATTCAGCAGCTGTCGACAACTCCCCCCTGTTGCctcaacacaacaataacaactgAAAATTTAGACCCAGGTTaagacaataacaacatttagtttcatttaaatctgttttccaGGCCCCAGATCTGGTTCAGACAATATCTATATGTAATATTTCCTTCGAAATCCTTCCTGCCTAACTGTGACCTATGTTACTTTCCAGATCCTCACTCTGTCCAACCCCAAGAAGATGATCCGTTCTCCGAGTGGAGAAGCAGCGCGGAGCAACTGCCTCAAGTTAAAGAGGAACCAAAACTCAGACACATTCAAGCCGACTGTCCACAAGCAGCTGGAGACTCAGAAGAAGGAAACTGCAGTCGTGTCGAGCTCCAGGCGTCACATCCTCCACCAACGCAGCCggtttcttctcctccaccgaCATCCCCAGAGATTAAGACGGAGGCCGACGGAGAGGACGGCAGGAAACAGCTCCCAGCCAACAGCTTATCGTCGCCCATAAAAGTTCTTTTAAACTGCAGAGCAGCTCAGAGTGATTTTTGTGCCACCGCCGCAAAGAGCCACAGAACTCAGAAAACTGAGCAGCAGGTGAAGGGGCTACTTCGCTCCAACGGAAAACAGAACTCGCCCATAATGCAGATCAAGAACGTGAGATCTCTGAAGCTGCCTGCGCCTCGCTCCTCCCACCCGAGCCCGGGCATCCAGAGGTGGCACAGCTGTAAGGAGTGCGGAAAGGGCTTCAGCTTCGCCTGCCAGCTGGAGGTCCACATGCGCTGGCACACCAAGGAGAAACCGTACAGCTGCACCGTGTGCCGCAAGAGCTTCACCACGGTGAGCATGCTGAAGAGGCACCACCGCATCCACACGGGGGAGAAACCCTTCCGGTGCCACGTGTGCGGGAAATGCTTCAACCAGTCGGCACATCTCAACACCCACTTCAGGctccacaccagagagaggGCCGGCTGGAGCCGGTCACCGCACCACACGTGAACCGGGTCTCACAGCGGAAGCCCTCATTCGTCTGTAAACTCTGAAATGCTGTAGCTGGCCAGATTTTAAGTTCAAACCGTGAACAGTGATGGTGCTTGATTGTGTCTAATTGTTGTGCAATAAAGAGTAGTACATGAAGAGTTCTTGTCCGTACGTTGTGGTAAATGTGGTTGGAAATGCTcgaagaatatttaaaaaaggacagtagtttttaaatgtacaggAGGCGAGGAAGTGATTATTAGCCAGGTTGTAAATTATTACTGTAAACCCACCAAATTGTGTGacacatttcacataaaaaaaaaaaaaaaaatagaataaagtaAAACCATAAGTCTCGAAAAGGGCGTCCGCTACCCCTAGAGGCTCcccagaggtactgcaggggaggtcacaaaatatttggttgattagacacttCTAtacatatctatctatatatctatctatctatctgtatatagatatatattaaatgtctttaaatacacattaacatattgaatgcgaaatgataataataaagtatatttctaaatagcactaggccaactTTAATATAGAATATGATATAGTAGGTCAACATCAGTTGGTGGTCTGTGGTTTAAAAGACCCCTGAATTAAATCTATCAACCCAATGAAGAAACTGCCAgtgtgttaaaatgaaaacaaaatattaaacccacagtggggaaatttgcaAGTAAACACTAGAAATAATactatgtatgtgtgttagtgttatTACAGCACCGTGAAGGGGGTGGGATTGATTTACCATCAGCAGTGACAGCTTTGCGATCGTCCTCCGATCACAATAAGCCTCCACGGGCTCCGGAGTCGTCCTTCTACCTCCCGTCTGCTCAGTCTATTTTTGTCCACAGCTGAGATGCTGCAGTTCCCTGAGGGGCTCCTGTGCTGCAGACGACCACATCAGTCACACAGTCCCGCGTAGACTGTGGTCTAATGGTGACGTAGTCCAacatccatgtgtgtgtgcaccagctTGTCCCTGAGTATGACGGactggatggtgttgaaagcgctggagaaatcaaagaacgTGATTCTGAGATGTCTTTCCAGGAGGCAGATGATGCCGTCCATCCATGAGAGGGCGCAGATGTGCGAGATGGATCAGCCTCTCCAGCATCTTCGTGTTTTACCTTCCTCTTCCCTAATCTCAGGCTAAGGTTGACGATGTGTCCAAAGATCCCTTTAGAAACCTGGCACTGATGCCATCTAGATCCTTCCAAGCTTTCTCCATCTGATGTTTAGGGAGGAACAGGTCGGTGTCAGGGGTCAAGCGCTGGTGGTCACTGGTGGGGGGGTTAATGGCGGTTCTGAGGACAGGGGGAACCAGCAGAGGTGCAGGGTGGTTCTGCACTGTGTGTTCTGCCAGGGAAGATATTCAGGTCGTTCACCAACTTCTGGTTCCCACTTCTGGTTCCCCTCAGGTTTCTGGTTGTTTCCCTTTTGCCCAGAGATGGTTTAAGGTTTAAGGACTCCGCTGACATTCTGCTGCAACTGATTCTCCAACTGAAACTCGCTTCATCCTCAGCTCTCTCTGTACAAATCAATCAGGTCGTGCTTGTTTCCTGACTTGAAGGCCCTTCTCTTTTCCCGAAGAGCAGCCTGCACCGTTGCCAGTCATCGTTGTTAACTTGTTTGTGGAGCTCAGTAATGTGCTTCCATGACACATTATCCTTCCTGAATTTCACAGTCTCTGATTACACATCTGTAATGTTCCTATAGTGTTCTTATATCTCTTTGTAAGAGACTGTGTGACTGTATAAACAGTTTTGCGTATTGGTTTGCGTAATGTGGCCTTGATGTATAGTGCATGCAGCTGTGGAGACGTCGgcgtgtgattgtgtgtgtgtgttccagctAAATTATGAATACTTTATGATAATATGAGAGATGCTTTTAACTTCACCAGGAGGGAATGTAACAGGCAACACCATGAAGCATTTGTAGATGACACGCAGCTTAAAATTCCAAGTGTCATGTGTTCGACAATCTACGCAGAGCTaatgaggatccagtgaccaatttcctatttgtttacttacacaaacTCTTATCtcgtttagaaactcaataaaccTTTTTCCAGTCCAAAAATTCACAGTAGGAACTGATAAAGGAATTTATAAAAAATCTTGATAATGgcatcagtatcaataaaatcttatcgatgcccattattatatatatcttcctcctctttctgagtTTTTTGAATAAAGTAGTGTGTgagtaaatataaaaagaaactttcagtttcaatttactTAACTGTATATGATACTTAAAAGAATCTTTacataaaaatgccatgtggtgattggttataggcggccatgttggtttTAGGTCTGAAAACAGTCATGATACCTGTCAACCATGTTAAACTCTAAAAGTCCCACATGTATACACAGTATATACCCAGTACATCACAGGAATTGGCATCATCAGAGGGGGAATGTCCCATTGCTGTGGTAATAATATGCCAGAATTCCCTTGGCAGGTAATATGGCCTCATGCCAATGACTAACAGTTCAATGTTCTTACAACAGAGTTGCTCCTTGATAGTGATGTGGCCTGAGTTACACCGTCTATTGTTGAATAGCTGAAAACCGCCCTGTGCAGCGTTGATCTACAGTATAAGGTTATGTAGATACACCCACAGCAGTTCACGTACACCCAACAAATACTACAAACTTTTCAGAGCCTCTTATTCGCAGTGAGTGGCTTTAATAATTCGGTGGGCTTTGTATTCTCAAGTTTACCCGTGTATTAATAGAACAGGTATTTGGCCACTACAGTGTTCTGGCTCTGATGTGAGGTTTTCTTAAAGACCCATAGAGTACTGTGTCATGGTAC
This genomic window contains:
- the zc3h11a gene encoding zinc finger CCCH domain-containing protein 11A isoform X1, whose translation is MTNHGDDCYFFYYSTCTKGDSCPFRHCEAAMGNETVCSLWQEGRCFRAVCKFRHMKITKNRKEIACYWENQPAGCQKAHCAFSHEKPRFIEGIFMPPDKSLNKNEEVQQEETPPPPAATLPTTANPQLRGVIKTETQEPVPSPTHPPVVINPADDDEDEDDQFSEEGEDGKFGPSPRKLPKSDDSLNFGVSTLEEIRLRKALKASMKKAGYPIQSAETSNANGEGLFRPSAFESRDGPVFEGPGAARGSVNERLGRKIPSTDVKSGDGVWLKRSLAERLGRVVDPERPSTPPQKSLKPIKERLGLKSGPAAPAQSAETSAAPDKAAEPIRIKTLEEIRQEKAAKSQSQNDNSSMETPEVTASKSAATRGVKRAATAKGSPDGRLKTFSEAIRAKKKRQEEKQELGPGSKKAKHTAAENAPGKNQAESGPEGTNKGEVRVKTLEEIRKEKAARIQAQQAKEAEAKKSSDTEENGIKRPRLLHVKKPTSQSGIITTEKSSEVTEKPLKTSATASEPSYNVKVKTFEEIMQEKRLRKQEMDEQTKTSAEAEPSQNRTSAAAAGSLKRNAAASKISLASPGSPSSTTPAPDSTQNPVRKRVPLKGKAASSLKSTTAPDATAAAASSTVGPDSEAESRSSSGEVTDRNTRISSTLSPVKQNKTAAPGPDSDAPPAAKTQNNNQRKPTERTADTKVRPKLNVKPSVVKPAVQVKPGQKRKAAERSAVAAVKPLNSASTAQEEPLQETVFPSISAEAHLVSAVPRSPTTLQDNGSSPPREELQTVPDFNESPAQDKRTAASTVPQSPVRKTPTQPKSRRLSVAASRVASTSAMDDFEDLINEFTDDHLEDDVDPGIGEDVLLRELSEMIDS
- the zc3h11a gene encoding zinc finger CCCH domain-containing protein 11A isoform X2, whose translation is MTNHGDDCYFFYYSTCTKGDSCPFRHCEAAMGNETVCSLWQEGRCFRAVCKFRHMKITKNRKEIACYWENQPAGCQKAHCAFSHEKPRFIEGIFMPPDKSLNKNEEVQQEETPPPPAATLPTTANPQLRGVIKTETQEPVPSPTHPPVVINPADDDEDEDDQFSEEGEDGKFGPSPRKLPKSDDSLNFGVSTLEEIRLRKALKASMKKAGYPIQSAETSNANGEGLFRPSAFESRDGPVFEGPGAARGSVNERLGRKIPSTDVKSGDGVWLKRSLAERLGRVVDPERPSTPPQKSLKPIKERLGLKSGPAAPAQSAETSAAPDKAAEPIRIKTLEEIRQEKAAKSQSQNDNSSMETPEVTASKSAATRGVKRAATAKGSPDGRLKTFSEAIRAKKKRQEEKQELGPGSKKAKHTAAENAPGKNQAESGPEGTNKGEVRVKTLEEIRKEKAARIQAQQAKEAEAKKSSDTEENGIKRPRLLHVKKPTSQCIITTEKSSEVTEKPLKTSATASEPSYNVKVKTFEEIMQEKRLRKQEMDEQTKTSAEAEPSQNRTSAAAAGSLKRNAAASKISLASPGSPSSTTPAPDSTQNPVRKRVPLKGKAASSLKSTTAPDATAAAASSTVGPDSEAESRSSSGEVTDRNTRISSTLSPVKQNKTAAPGPDSDAPPAAKTQNNNQRKPTERTADTKVRPKLNVKPSVVKPAVQVKPGQKRKAAERSAVAAVKPLNSASTAQEEPLQETVFPSISAEAHLVSAVPRSPTTLQDNGSSPPREELQTVPDFNESPAQDKRTAASTVPQSPVRKTPTQPKSRRLSVAASRVASTSAMDDFEDLINEFTDDHLEDDVDPGIGEDVLLRELSEMIDS
- the LOC125006860 gene encoding zinc finger protein 233-like, whose amino-acid sequence is MTKLELLNVFLNDRLTAAAEEIFRAVKDTVVEYQSEILRSKDENERLKRLLNVAVQRLLLQPDPHSVQPQEDDPFSEWRSSAEQLPQVKEEPKLRHIQADCPQAAGDSEEGNCSRVELQASHPPPTQPVSSPPPTSPEIKTEADGEDGRKQLPANSLSSPIKVLLNCRAAQSDFCATAAKSHRTQKTEQQVKGLLRSNGKQNSPIMQIKNVRSLKLPAPRSSHPSPGIQRWHSCKECGKGFSFACQLEVHMRWHTKEKPYSCTVCRKSFTTVSMLKRHHRIHTGEKPFRCHVCGKCFNQSAHLNTHFRLHTRERAGWSRSPHHT